Proteins encoded by one window of Lathyrus oleraceus cultivar Zhongwan6 chromosome 1, CAAS_Psat_ZW6_1.0, whole genome shotgun sequence:
- the LOC127094798 gene encoding uncharacterized protein LOC127094798, whose protein sequence is MFAKFKEMLTTLPVNILFHDILELMPKFSKFMNALLKGMKEKVVKEWLNMTKKDEMVMPQTLPTKLKDLGKFTIAFNIGGVKIPHALCDLRSSITVMPLNKVKELKLVEIILSNMTLTLADSSISHPFGDSGGSVILELPFLATGETSIDVKTGELILNFNKEKVVFNVYEWTLYVEDLDTCYILEEKGSKIYKGKEISEVTDVRESLAPDIP, encoded by the exons ATGTTTGCAAAGTTTAAGGAGATGTTAACTACATTGCCGGTAAATATTTTGTTCCATGATATTTTAGAACTAATGCCTAAATTTTCTAAATTTATGAATGCATTACTAAAGGGAATGAAAGAGAAAGTGGTAAAGGAATGGTTAAACATGACAAAGAAGGATGAGATGGTAATGCCTCAAACATTACCAACAAAGCTAAAAGACCTAGGTAAGTTTACTATTGCTTTTAATATTGGTGGAGTAAAGATCCCACATGCCTTATGTGATTTAAGGTCTAGTATAACTGTCATGCCACTTAATAAGGTGAAAGAATTGAAATTGGTTGAGATCATACTGAGTAATATGACTCTCACTTTAGCTGATTCATCTATTTCTCACCCGTTTG GAGATTCAGGAGGGTCGGTTATTCTCGAACTCCCATTCTTGGCAACCGGGGAAACAAGTATAGATGTGAAAACGGGTGAACTTATCTTGAATTTCAACAAAGAAAAAGTGGTTTTTAATGTATATGAATGGACACTGTATGTGGAAGACTTGGATACATGCTACATTCTGGAGGAAAAAGGTAGTAAGATTtacaaaggaaaagaaataagTGAAGTGACCGACGTGAGGGAATCTCTTGCGCCTGACATCCCTTAG
- the LOC127120724 gene encoding basic leucine zipper 43, protein MQTREVTTTGLNYMLPSNTSPYLQTYNNINPTFHLQKLSNQLFNYQNTPQFHHDFNYSPQSSCISSNSTSDEADEQNLSLINERKHRRMISNRESARRSRMRKQKHLDELWSQVLWLRNENHQLIEKLNHVSENHDQVVQENSQLKEEALELRQMIRDMQIHSPLIPSFSPLEDTYLRDDSSNNSI, encoded by the coding sequence ATGCAAACAAGAGAAGTAACAACAACAGGACTCAACTACATGCTCCCATCAAACACATCACCCTATCTTCAAACCTACAACAACATTAATCCAACATTCCATCTCCAAAAACTCTCAAACCAATTATTCAATTACCAAAACACCCCTCAATTTCATCATGACTTCAATTATAGTCCTCAATCCTCATGCATAAGTAGCAACTCAACTTCTGATGAAGCTGATGAACAAAACCTAAGCCTCATCAACGAGAGGAAACACCGAAGGATGATATCGAACCGAGAATCGGCTCGTCGATCGCGTATGAGGAAGCAGAAACACCTTGATGAACTTTGGTCACAAGTTCTTTGGTTGAGGAATGAAAATCATCAACTTATAGAGAAACTTAACCATGTTTCGGAGAATCATGATCAAGTTGTTCAAGAGAATTCTCAGCTGAAAGAAGAAGCTTTGGAACTTAGACAAATGATAAGAGACATGCAGATTCATAGTCCTTTGATTCCTTCTTTTAGTCCTTTGGAAGATACTTATCTTAGAGATGATTCTTCAAACAATTCCATCTAA